The Thioalkalivibrio nitratireducens DSM 14787 DNA segment ACCGGGAAACGGCAGCGCGCTGCCCTATCTCGTCTGGTCGGCCGGGCAGCGGGAGTTCGTTCCCCTGCTGCTGGGGTTCTACTGGCTGATGCCGCCGAGCAAGGTCTCCCGGCGCGACAAGCTGGAGTGGGTCGTGATCGAGGAACTCGAGATGGGACTGCACCCGAACGCGATCTCGGCGACGATGGCGCTGGTCCTGGAGCTTCTCTGCCGCGGCTATCGGGTCTGTCTGTCCACACACTCGACCCATGTCCTCGACGTGGTCTGGGCCCTGGGTTTTCTCAAGAAGAACGGTGGGCAGGCCAAGGATGTGCTCCGCATGCTCGGGTTGAAGTCGACGGCTCGCACGAAGCAGATCGCGGGCGACGCGTTGAGCAAGGACTGCCGGGTCTACTACTTCAGGCCGGACGGTGTGGTGAAAGATATTTCGGACTTGGATCCCGGGGCGGCTGACGAGGCCGAATCCGGATGGGGTGGACTCAGCGGCTTCTCCGGGCACGTCGGGGATGTCGTGGCCGAGGTGGCAAATCGTGGTCCCTCGGAGAAGCGCTGATGAAATTCAAGGAGGCAGTGGAAGCCGCCGCGCACCCGTTGAACGACAGCTACAACCCCGGAAAGCAGGCCCTGAAGCGCGAGCACCGCGCTCAGGTCCGGGGGCGCGACCGTGCGTTCACGGGGAGCGTCGACATCGATGGAGCGTTACAGGCGGACCCCCGATATCGTCATGATCCGCGCTGGGATTACGGCTTGGGTTATGAACATCGGTCGGGTCACGAACAGGCCGTGTGGATTGAAGTGCACCCTGCCTCGACCAGCGAAGTGCGTGCAGTCATCCAGAAGCTGCAATGGCTGAAGCGATACCTGAGCGACCGCGCACCAGCGCTGAATCGTATAACCGTGATGATGGGTAAGCAGAAACCCTTCGTGTGGCTGGCGACGTCCGCGGTAAAAATTCCACCGAACACGCCGCAAGCCCGTCTGTTGCGGGCGCACGGTCTGGACCTGCCACGCCAACAGATCACACTTCCATGAACACTCCGACCTCGCTGATCCTGAACTCGCCGTACGATCCCCCGGCCCGCCATTGGGAGCAGGACGCGAATGGCAAGGTGCTGCAGGTGGTGGATGGTCGCCGACGGGCTGCCTACGAGCTGTACGACACCCGGAACAACACCCGGCGCATCGAAGATCTGGAGACGGTGAACCGGATTCGCGAGCGTGTGGACCAGTGGCGCGCGCACGGCTGGCCCGGAGTCACCAGCGTCACGCGGCAGTTGCTGGAGCACTGGCACGCGCGCGGCGAGTGGGTGCCGGGTTCCAGGAGCTGGATCGGCGGGCCGCGGCCATTTCCGTTCTACTTCTGCCAGTTGGAGGCGATCGAATCCCTGATCTGGTGGCTGGAGGCGCCGGACCCGTACCGGCAGGGCATCTACCTGCAGGGCGATGGTGGGCCGTGGGAACGCGTCTGCAACAAGATGGCTACGGGCTCCGGAAAAACCCCGGTCATGGCCCTGATCATCACCTGGCAGGCTTTGAACGCGATCCAGTACCCGAAGGATCGCCGCTTTTCGCGCGCTGTTCTGGTGATCGCCCCGGGGATTACCGTGAAGAACCGCCTGCAAGTCTTGTACCCCGGCGACCCGCGCAACGTCTACGACGAGTTTCACCTCTGCCCGAACGAATCCCTGCGGCAGCGGCTGAACCAGGTCGAGGTGCGCGTGGAGAATTGGCACACGTTGATGCCGCTGAAACCACCCGACCGCTCGGTGGTGAAGAAAGGCACAGAGAGTGACGAGGCGTTCACGCGGCGGGTACTCGGCAGCCTCGCCACGCAGCGGGACCTGATCGTGATCAACGATGAAGCGCACCATGCGTACCGGCAGCGTGCCGAAGTGAAAGTGAGTCGCAAGGAAGCGCAGGAACTGGGGATCGATCTCGACGAGGCGACCCGCTGGATCGAGGGGCTGGATCGCATCCACAAGACGCGTCGGATCCGCCGTTGCTTCGATCTCACGGCAACGCCGTTCGCACCCACGGGCAAGAGCAACACCGAGCGCGGCCTTTTCGAATGGATCATCTCCGACTTTGGCTTGAACGACGCGATCGAAGCCGGCCTGGTCAAGACTCCCCGCATCGTGGTGCGTGATGATGCACTGCCGAACGCGACCACCTACGCTAGCAAGCTGTACCACCTGTATCGGGAAAGCGAGGTTCGCGACGACCTGAATCGCCGAGCCGGGCCGCATGAACCGTTGCCGGACCTCGTCCAGAAGGCATACACCATCCTGGCTTACGACTGGCGTGAGACCGCAGCGGCCTGGCGGGAGAACGGACATACGATCCCACCGGTGTTGCTCACGGTCTGCAACCGGACCGAAACGGCTTCGCGCATCGAACATTTCTTCAACAGCGGCGATTGCCTGATCCCCGAAACGCAGATCCCCGAAGCGACGCTGCGGGTCGACTCACGGGTACTGGAAAAAGCGGAGCGCGGCGAGTCGGTCACCAAGGACAAGGCCTATGCCGAACGCCTCGAAGCCATTCTGCGGCATGCCGGTCTCGCCGACGACCGGCTCGAGGACCTGCTCGCACTGAAGCAGGAGGAGCAGTTGCGGGCATTGGTGGATACGGTGGGCAAGCGTGGCCAGCCGGG contains these protein-coding regions:
- a CDS encoding BPTD_3080 family restriction endonuclease, which encodes MNTPTSLILNSPYDPPARHWEQDANGKVLQVVDGRRRAAYELYDTRNNTRRIEDLETVNRIRERVDQWRAHGWPGVTSVTRQLLEHWHARGEWVPGSRSWIGGPRPFPFYFCQLEAIESLIWWLEAPDPYRQGIYLQGDGGPWERVCNKMATGSGKTPVMALIITWQALNAIQYPKDRRFSRAVLVIAPGITVKNRLQVLYPGDPRNVYDEFHLCPNESLRQRLNQVEVRVENWHTLMPLKPPDRSVVKKGTESDEAFTRRVLGSLATQRDLIVINDEAHHAYRQRAEVKVSRKEAQELGIDLDEATRWIEGLDRIHKTRRIRRCFDLTATPFAPTGKSNTERGLFEWIISDFGLNDAIEAGLVKTPRIVVRDDALPNATTYASKLYHLYRESEVRDDLNRRAGPHEPLPDLVQKAYTILAYDWRETAAAWRENGHTIPPVLLTVCNRTETASRIEHFFNSGDCLIPETQIPEATLRVDSRVLEKAERGESVTKDKAYAERLEAILRHAGLADDRLEDLLALKQEEQLRALVDTVGKRGQPGQHLQNVISVAMLSEGWDAANVTHIMGLRAFTSQLLCEQVIGRGLRRVAHDMDADGLLLPEYVNVFGVPLSVFQDIGGGEPPPPPRPSVRVEVEPGRNHLEIRWPNVERIQSVLRPVLQMDWNSVESLALDPMQTPLNAEIAPSLTGVPNLAQVSAIDLEAAVDDFRLQHLMFRAARKLFLANTGGFSGDRQYLAVQLIHIVESFLESGKLEIPSLWHQDPLRRRLLFALNMDRVVAHVNRYVRQQNLERLEPLFDEHQPIGSTARMRPWLTTKPCRATTRSQISHVVYDSTWEKVVADICEQDPQIHAWAKNDHLGFRIRYLWNGSSRNFVPDYLIRLANGKTLVLEVKGTDSEQNRAKRAALREWTDTVNQHGGFGEWCSDVVFDPAQTRDTLYRHC